A region of Litorilinea aerophila DNA encodes the following proteins:
- a CDS encoding RibD family protein, with the protein MDTLRQLYPECRSVPFTGAYLAHDLRSRSASSERPFFYANFVVSLDGRIAIPDEDGKGLAVPKAIANDRDWQLFQELAAQADLIITTGRYLRDRAQGRGQEILQVDDPRYAYLRTWRAEQGLKPHPDLAIISNSLRFPIPDVLTAGGRRVLIFTGADPDPERVKELEAQAGQVIVAGGERVEGQVLAQQLKDQGYRTIYSSAGPKILHMLLDGGVLDRLYLTFASRLLAGDPFAAVVDGPRFPKAIDARLHTLYLDTEGLEGLGQLFACYEIL; encoded by the coding sequence ATGGACACCTTGCGTCAGCTCTACCCGGAATGCCGCAGCGTTCCCTTTACTGGTGCGTACCTGGCCCACGACCTGCGCAGCCGATCGGCCTCCTCCGAACGCCCATTCTTCTACGCCAATTTCGTGGTCAGCCTGGACGGCCGCATCGCCATCCCAGACGAAGACGGCAAGGGGCTCGCGGTTCCCAAGGCCATCGCCAATGACCGGGACTGGCAGCTCTTCCAGGAGCTGGCTGCCCAGGCGGACCTCATCATCACCACAGGGCGCTACCTGCGAGACCGGGCCCAGGGCCGCGGCCAGGAGATCCTCCAGGTGGACGATCCCCGTTATGCCTACCTGCGCACCTGGCGAGCCGAACAGGGGCTGAAGCCCCACCCGGATCTGGCCATCATCAGCAACAGCCTGCGCTTTCCCATCCCCGACGTCCTGACCGCCGGTGGCCGCCGGGTCCTGATCTTTACCGGGGCCGATCCGGATCCGGAACGGGTGAAGGAGCTCGAAGCCCAGGCCGGCCAGGTGATCGTGGCCGGCGGCGAACGGGTGGAGGGGCAGGTACTGGCCCAGCAGTTGAAGGACCAGGGCTACCGAACCATTTATTCCTCAGCCGGCCCCAAAATCCTACATATGTTGCTGGATGGCGGGGTGCTCGATCGATTATACTTGACCTTTGCCAGCCGACTTCTGGCCGGCGACCCCTTCGCCGCCGTGGTGGATGGCCCCCGGTTTCCAAAGGCGATAGACGCACGCCTCCACACCCTCTATCTGGATACAGAAGGGTTGGAGGGCCTGGGTCAACTCTTCGCCTGTTACGAAATTCTCTGA
- a CDS encoding HAMP domain-containing sensor histidine kinase yields the protein MEKSRPLVSLRQTRLPLPEMSTWLGRAWTVLGGVSIRTKIMGIVLALTVALGLGVTWQVRSVMERVFFAELDSRGRSVASDLAARSVDPLLLNDLYGLHQLLKETVANHPDALYGFVRDREGQVLAHTFGSDGFPVALLSLPDPQNPADGILVTRFDSSQGIIHDFAAPIFEGRAGVLHLGLTETRLHSVVNTVTGQMLLTTLAVAVAGILAALFLTWLLTQPILQLVESTQEVGRGNLQARAPHWADDEIGALADAFNQMVQDLEVSRQAIVEKDAARSRLLEQLITAQEEERKRISRELHDGVGQALSSLMVGMKVIAQLDDPAQIRQRTEALRQMAAQTLEEVRLLSRQLRPSVLDDLGLEAALERYVGEFQQLYPDIQVDLHVALGHRLPPTHEIILYRILQEAMTNAARHSGCSTLSVLIQQRSDHVQAIVEDDGHGFDPVAAQREGRSVGIHGMTERAELVGGTLEIESSPDGTAIYVALPLPAGRL from the coding sequence TTGGAGAAGAGTAGGCCCCTGGTCTCCCTGCGCCAGACCAGACTGCCTTTGCCCGAGATGAGCACCTGGCTGGGCCGGGCCTGGACCGTCCTGGGCGGGGTGAGCATTCGCACCAAGATCATGGGGATTGTGCTGGCCCTCACCGTGGCCCTGGGGTTGGGGGTAACCTGGCAGGTACGCTCGGTGATGGAACGGGTCTTCTTTGCGGAGCTGGACAGCCGGGGCCGCTCGGTGGCCAGCGATCTGGCCGCCCGCAGCGTGGATCCCCTCCTGCTGAACGACCTCTACGGGCTGCACCAGCTGTTGAAGGAGACGGTGGCCAACCACCCGGATGCCCTGTACGGCTTTGTGCGCGACCGGGAGGGACAGGTCCTGGCACACACCTTTGGCAGCGACGGTTTTCCCGTGGCCCTGCTCTCCCTGCCCGACCCCCAGAATCCGGCGGACGGCATCCTGGTGACCCGTTTTGACAGCAGCCAGGGGATCATCCATGACTTCGCTGCCCCGATCTTCGAGGGGCGGGCCGGCGTGCTCCACCTGGGCCTGACCGAGACCCGGCTCCACAGCGTGGTCAACACCGTCACCGGCCAGATGTTGTTGACCACCCTGGCCGTGGCGGTGGCCGGCATTCTGGCCGCGCTCTTTCTGACCTGGCTACTGACCCAGCCCATCCTGCAGCTGGTGGAAAGCACCCAGGAGGTGGGCCGGGGCAACCTGCAGGCCCGGGCGCCCCACTGGGCCGACGATGAGATCGGCGCTCTGGCCGATGCGTTCAACCAGATGGTGCAGGACCTGGAGGTCAGCCGCCAGGCTATTGTGGAGAAGGACGCAGCCCGCAGCCGTCTGCTGGAACAGCTGATCACCGCCCAGGAGGAGGAGCGGAAGCGCATCTCCCGGGAGCTCCACGATGGGGTCGGCCAGGCACTCTCTTCGTTGATGGTGGGGATGAAGGTGATCGCCCAGCTGGACGATCCGGCCCAGATCCGCCAGCGGACGGAGGCCTTGCGACAGATGGCGGCCCAGACCCTGGAGGAAGTGCGGCTGTTGAGTCGCCAGCTTCGCCCCAGCGTGCTGGACGACCTGGGGCTGGAGGCGGCCCTGGAGCGCTATGTGGGCGAGTTTCAACAGCTGTACCCGGACATTCAGGTGGACCTCCACGTCGCCCTGGGCCATCGCTTGCCGCCCACCCACGAAATCATTCTGTACCGCATCCTTCAGGAGGCCATGACCAACGCGGCCCGACACAGCGGCTGTAGCACCCTCAGCGTCCTGATCCAGCAGCGCAGCGACCATGTGCAGGCCATTGTGGAGGATGACGGCCATGGCTTCGACCCGGTGGCGGCCCAACGGGAGGGCCGCAGCGTGGGCATCCATGGCATGACAGAACGGGCTGAGCTGGTGGGAGGAACCCTGGAGATCGAAAGCAGCCCGGACGGCACGGCCATCTACGTGGCCCTGCCCCTGCCTGCCGGACGCCTTTGA
- a CDS encoding substrate-binding domain-containing protein gives MSAQTVRPPGWLLRWLVPLLMLGLAGCRAARAEPLPYLDLEVRRPLPMATAEVTPLRVAVAAIISPQGNAESYGALVRYLGQRLGRPAQLIQRKTYAEVNQLLAEQEVDLGLVCTSAYVEGHDHFGMELLAAPVIQGQTVYHSVLIVPATSPAQTLADLRGATFAFPDPMSFSGRVYPTFRLQQMGERPETFFRRTFFTYSHDRAIEAVAEGIADAAAVDSLVLDYALRRQPELAARIRVLQRSEPFAIPPVVVPPGMLPRQKALLQELLLTMHQDPEGRAILQALNIDRFVPIEDVAYDAVRAIYREVRLGEE, from the coding sequence ATGAGCGCTCAAACTGTTCGTCCGCCTGGCTGGCTTCTACGCTGGCTGGTTCCTTTGCTCATGCTGGGGCTGGCGGGCTGTCGCGCGGCCCGGGCTGAGCCCCTGCCCTATCTGGATCTGGAGGTTCGGCGGCCCTTGCCCATGGCCACGGCCGAGGTCACCCCCCTGCGCGTCGCGGTGGCGGCCATCATTTCCCCCCAGGGCAACGCGGAGAGCTACGGGGCATTGGTGCGCTATCTGGGGCAGCGCCTGGGGCGCCCGGCTCAGTTGATCCAGCGCAAGACGTACGCCGAGGTGAACCAGTTGCTGGCCGAGCAGGAGGTGGACCTGGGGCTGGTCTGCACCAGCGCCTATGTAGAAGGCCACGACCACTTCGGCATGGAGCTGCTGGCCGCGCCGGTCATCCAGGGGCAGACCGTCTACCATTCTGTCCTCATCGTGCCCGCGACCAGCCCGGCCCAAACCCTGGCGGACCTGCGGGGAGCCACCTTCGCCTTCCCCGATCCCATGAGCTTCAGCGGACGTGTCTACCCGACCTTCCGGCTGCAGCAGATGGGCGAGAGGCCCGAGACATTTTTCCGGCGGACCTTCTTCACCTACAGCCACGACCGGGCCATTGAGGCCGTGGCCGAAGGCATCGCCGACGCCGCGGCCGTGGACAGCCTGGTCCTGGACTACGCGTTGCGCCGCCAACCAGAGCTGGCAGCCCGGATCCGGGTGCTCCAGCGCTCGGAGCCCTTCGCCATCCCGCCCGTGGTAGTGCCCCCGGGGATGTTGCCCCGGCAGAAGGCCCTGCTCCAGGAACTCCTCCTGACCATGCACCAGGATCCAGAGGGCCGGGCCATTCTACAGGCCCTGAACATCGACCGCTTCGTTCCTATCGAGGATGTTGCCTACGATGCCGTGCGGGCCATTTATCGGGAGGTGCGCCTTGGAGAAGAGTAG
- a CDS encoding ArsR/SmtB family transcription factor, whose amino-acid sequence MLTNEKIPEKTAPRAAAVTSTESATDTATDTATDTATESVAETAAPVPLDQLARWLKVLAEPRRLAIINLLMQGVQCNCELGDALNMPANLISHHLGVLRRAGLVEMERDEQDARWIYYSISREALAEINRLFQTFFDPARIQERTPACPPDVRPISLTATPATDRLDASS is encoded by the coding sequence ATGTTAACGAATGAAAAGATCCCAGAAAAAACCGCACCGCGAGCTGCCGCGGTAACGAGCACTGAAAGCGCTACAGACACCGCTACAGACACCGCTACAGACACCGCCACAGAGAGCGTTGCGGAGACCGCGGCGCCTGTTCCCCTGGACCAGCTGGCCCGCTGGCTGAAAGTCCTCGCGGAGCCCCGCCGGCTGGCCATCATCAATCTGCTCATGCAGGGCGTCCAGTGCAACTGCGAACTGGGGGATGCCCTGAACATGCCGGCGAACCTCATCTCCCACCACTTGGGCGTGCTGCGGCGGGCCGGTCTGGTGGAGATGGAGCGGGACGAGCAGGACGCGCGCTGGATCTACTACTCCATCAGCCGGGAGGCCCTGGCGGAGATCAACCGCCTTTTCCAGACCTTCTTCGACCCGGCTCGCATCCAGGAGCGCACACCCGCCTGCCCGCCTGATGTCCGCCCCATCTCCCTGACGGCGACGCCAGCCACAGACCGGCTGGACGCCTCCTCCTGA
- a CDS encoding 4Fe-4S dicluster domain-containing protein, giving the protein MTHVITSLCVRDGACVEVCPVECIVPGPKDDPDWPFFYIDPDTCIDCGACVPECPVEAIFPEEDVPPEFEDDIELNAAFFTDGPGYWDFDLEEERVRAE; this is encoded by the coding sequence ATGACCCATGTCATCACCAGCCTGTGCGTTCGTGATGGAGCCTGTGTGGAAGTCTGCCCGGTGGAGTGCATTGTCCCCGGGCCCAAGGACGATCCGGATTGGCCCTTCTTCTACATCGACCCGGACACCTGCATCGACTGCGGCGCCTGTGTGCCCGAATGTCCGGTGGAGGCCATCTTCCCGGAGGAGGATGTCCCCCCCGAATTTGAAGACGACATCGAACTGAACGCGGCCTTCTTCACAGACGGCCCCGGCTACTGGGACTTCGATCTGGAGGAGGAACGGGTCCGGGCGGAGTAG